Part of the Zonotrichia leucophrys gambelii isolate GWCS_2022_RI unplaced genomic scaffold, RI_Zleu_2.0 Scaffold_1394_11641, whole genome shotgun sequence genome, tattggctgtgtgcagcagagcattgagaaagccactggcccaggcagctgctgccatgtgggcacaagctctgctgcccaagagggtcccgtagtgcaggggtttgcagatggacacgtagcggtcgtagcacatgatggtcaggagggaaaactCTGCTCCCACAAAgaagacaaagcagaaaagctgagcagcacatcctttgtaggagatgttcctggtgtcccagagggaattgtgcatggctttggggacagtggtgctgATCatgcccaggtcgctgagggccaggttgagcaggaagaagaacatgggcgtgtgcaggtggtggccgcaggctacggcgctgatgatgaggccgttgcccaggagggcagccagggagatgcccagcaagaggcagaagtgcaggagctgcagctgccgcgtgtctgccagtgccagcaggaggaagtgcctgatggagctgctgttggacattccTTCACTCTGGTCATAGTGGACTGTTGAAAGAAGACATTGACAAGCTGGAATAGATTTCCTTTTTGATTTCAGGTTTCTGGTCCTTCTGCGTTACTGCTTTATCTTCAGCATTGCACTCAGCCTGAATACTGGGGAGACCTGAGGGAAaacagggctccctgtgccgCAGGGCAGTCAGACCTGCTGGAACCACACAGGTGCCCTTTGTTCATTTAACCACTCTCTATTTAAACATGATCACAATTAAAtgttctgtgaaaaataaagtgGACTTTTGGAATTCTCaagtttaaaaattgttttcgCCAAACGCTTCTCTATTTCCCTATGCACATGAGCAGGGAGGGACACCAAGGATTGCTCTGGCTCCCTGATGCCTGGAGTTGTGCCTActgggagctgtttctctctatccaagccttgtccctgccagtgctgccagagcccagcccagccctggggtcccagctctgccctgcagacccctcccagcacagggcactgcccaggggcctctccctggcagcagggccttaAAGGGAGggccagacaaacagagatgctgcaagccaaggtgctgctgctgctgtctgtagggagaggaggctgaggaggcactttctgagggagatctgaggcacatctgctgatgcccaggctgacagtgcaggagtctgtgacacagccaaagctgacagcccctttcccttccctttaggagaaagctgagagctctggccatgcagcaccatctccagagcaggaggaatctgccctgatgggggtggctccttccacctccaacttctcccctgcagtgtccatggggagctgccaggcaggctgagagctgcccctggcaggtggcacatgccctgggctggccaagagccctgagggctgcaggagctgctctgcaggacagccctgggcagccctggctgcagccccagcttcacccGCTGCAGCTGTCCTCGGCAGCAGGagccgtcctgccctgtccctctgacagTGCCCAAGGCAtccccgctctgcagcacatcctcctcctcctcctgtgccagagagaaactgggagagtcctcctgacacatcccccaagctgtggggtgtgctggcttcaggagatccctccaggagcacaggggacattgccctgcacccacacactcaccatgcacagggctgtgaagatctttccccaagtgaagtctcagctcaatgtcttcccaatcctgattgccttcagcctgtctctgcctggctcctgtcccctcagtgcctgcaggcagagccctcaggcctgctgggctgggagaggagctgggcctgggaagagctgttcctttaaagctcagcagcacagacacagcacaaggactttaatgagcctcttggggCTTTGGTattgtttacatcagactcagtccctgagagagtGTTCAAAAAACTTCTAAAGAACTTAAATTGAAACTCTGAactttcttgaagttttaatgggttccactgagggacacaactgagaaaATGTCCCtaggttccagttagagcagaacactggaggcagtgatgacagctggggacaaacaaggcaaaggtgtctctggtg contains:
- the LOC135442145 gene encoding olfactory receptor 14C36-like — its product is MSNSSSIRHFLLLALADTRQLQLLHFCLLLGISLAALLGNGLIISAVACGHHLHTPMFFFLLNLALSDLGMISTTVPKAMHNSLWDTRNISYKGCAAQLFCFVFFVGAEFSLLTIMCYDRYVSICKPLHYGTLLGSRACAHMAAAAWASGFLNALLHTANTFSLPLCHGNALGQFFCEVPQILKLSCSKSYLRELGPIALAVCVVSGCFVFIVFSYVQIFRAVLRIPSEQGQHKAFSTCLPHLAVVSLFLSTIMFAYLKPPSISSPSLDLPLSVLYSVVPPAVNPLIYSLRNQELKSAVWSMTTGWLQEH